A genomic window from Candidatus Eremiobacteraceae bacterium includes:
- a CDS encoding cupin domain-containing protein, which produces MDIKRAGSQPSGKGPAEYFTGTVRIDPLFDRSDPARVSGASVTFEPGARTAWHTHPLGQTLVVLAGCGRAQLWGGPIEEIRPGDVVVIAPGEKHWHGAAHATAMTHIAIQEKLDGKQVEWMEKVSDEQYQAAID; this is translated from the coding sequence ATGGACATCAAGCGCGCAGGCTCGCAGCCTTCCGGTAAGGGACCGGCGGAATATTTCACTGGGACTGTCCGTATCGATCCACTTTTCGATAGGTCCGATCCGGCGCGCGTGAGCGGCGCGAGCGTCACGTTCGAGCCGGGCGCACGGACGGCGTGGCACACGCATCCGCTCGGGCAGACGCTGGTCGTGCTCGCCGGTTGCGGACGAGCGCAGCTTTGGGGCGGGCCCATCGAAGAAATTCGCCCAGGCGACGTCGTCGTGATCGCCCCAGGCGAGAAACATTGGCATGGTGCGGCTCATGCAACGGCTATGACGCATATCGCCATCCAAGAAAAGCTCGACGGCAAACAAGTCGAGTGGATGGAGAAGGTCAGCGACGAGCAGTATCAAGCAGCGATCGACTAG
- a CDS encoding serine hydrolase — protein MTRLQSTRSARVLSGLCLFVALCATPQAARTQPAGVSLVGIWGSTSVAMPTLRGELTVTRAGANWKALISGVSAAASSPDNRIQFVFPSGLGQFRGRVNPDGKTIAGFWCQPATAANQALASPVVLMRSASNVWRGFVRPLDGRFTLYLRIFRNADGSLTGAFRNPEMNSRGGASQFSVTQSGGVVHFAAQPDPSQPPIRLGADLLSAPDRLQIYWPDAASVLQLQRLSKAEAAAFYPRPPGSAPISYREPQNIGDGWVTARARDVGMDEALLAKLVQQLAASDPSVRRPALIHSLLVARHGKLVLEEYFFGFDRDEPHDLRSAGKTFAAVMLGTAMLQGIRVSAQTHIYPLLSAMGPFAHQDARKNEITIGQLMTHTSGLACDDNSDRSPGSEDAMQGQTAQPDWWKYTLDLPMAHEPGAIYAYCSGGMNLVGAALTTATNTWLPEYFDRTVAQPLHFGRYYWNLMPTGEGYLGGGAFVRPRDLLKIGQLYLNGGVWNGKRIVSSAWVASSTSQHVAITPATTGLSADEFPNFYGVGADGFAWHLDWLHAGGHSYREYGATGNGGQLLIVVPELDMTVVFTAGNFGQGGIWSQFRSRLVPERIIPAIRH, from the coding sequence ATGACACGTCTTCAAAGCACGCGTTCGGCTCGCGTACTGAGCGGTCTTTGTCTGTTCGTCGCGCTCTGCGCAACGCCCCAAGCGGCGCGAACCCAGCCTGCGGGCGTCTCGCTCGTCGGTATCTGGGGAAGCACGAGCGTTGCTATGCCGACATTGCGCGGCGAGCTCACGGTGACGCGCGCCGGTGCGAATTGGAAAGCTCTCATCTCAGGCGTGAGCGCGGCCGCTTCTTCGCCTGACAATCGGATTCAATTTGTATTCCCGAGCGGACTGGGTCAATTTCGCGGCCGTGTGAATCCGGATGGAAAGACGATCGCCGGCTTCTGGTGCCAACCGGCGACGGCCGCGAACCAAGCGCTCGCGTCTCCGGTCGTTCTCATGCGCTCGGCCTCTAACGTCTGGCGCGGTTTCGTACGTCCGCTCGATGGGCGTTTCACTCTTTATCTCAGGATCTTCCGCAACGCCGATGGCTCGCTCACCGGCGCATTTCGCAATCCCGAGATGAATTCTCGCGGCGGCGCGAGCCAGTTCAGCGTCACACAGTCCGGCGGCGTGGTGCATTTCGCCGCACAGCCCGATCCGTCGCAGCCGCCGATCCGACTTGGCGCTGATCTCCTCAGCGCGCCGGATCGTCTTCAGATCTATTGGCCGGATGCGGCGAGCGTGCTGCAGTTACAGCGGCTTTCGAAAGCAGAGGCAGCGGCATTTTACCCGCGGCCGCCGGGTTCAGCGCCGATCAGCTACCGCGAGCCTCAGAACATCGGCGACGGATGGGTGACGGCCCGCGCGCGCGACGTGGGCATGGATGAAGCTCTGCTTGCGAAGCTCGTGCAGCAGTTGGCCGCGTCCGATCCTTCCGTTAGGCGCCCGGCCCTCATCCATTCTCTCCTCGTGGCGAGGCACGGCAAGCTCGTGCTCGAGGAATACTTCTTCGGCTTCGATCGCGATGAGCCGCACGATTTGCGGTCGGCAGGCAAGACCTTTGCGGCGGTCATGCTGGGGACGGCGATGTTGCAAGGCATTCGTGTGAGCGCGCAGACGCACATCTACCCATTGCTCTCCGCCATGGGCCCGTTCGCGCATCAGGACGCGCGCAAGAACGAGATCACGATCGGACAGCTCATGACGCACACCTCCGGTCTGGCCTGTGACGACAACAGCGACCGTTCGCCCGGCAGCGAGGACGCAATGCAGGGCCAAACGGCACAGCCGGATTGGTGGAAGTATACCCTCGATCTGCCGATGGCGCACGAACCTGGCGCGATCTATGCGTACTGCTCCGGCGGAATGAATCTCGTGGGCGCGGCGCTCACCACAGCGACGAACACATGGCTGCCGGAATATTTTGACCGGACTGTCGCGCAGCCGCTCCACTTCGGGCGCTACTACTGGAACCTCATGCCGACGGGCGAAGGATACCTCGGCGGAGGCGCTTTCGTGCGGCCTCGCGATCTGCTCAAGATCGGCCAGCTGTACTTGAATGGCGGCGTCTGGAACGGTAAACGCATCGTCTCATCGGCGTGGGTCGCAAGCTCGACGTCGCAGCACGTAGCGATCACCCCAGCGACCACCGGTCTGAGCGCCGACGAGTTCCCTAACTTCTACGGCGTAGGCGCCGACGGCTTCGCGTGGCATCTCGACTGGCTGCATGCGGGCGGTCATAGTTATCGGGAATATGGTGCCACGGGCAACGGCGGTCAGCTGCTCATCGTCGTTCCGGAGCTCGACATGACTGTCGTGTTCACGGCCGGAAATTTCGGGCAGGGCGGCATATGGAGCCAATTCCGCAGCCGCTTGGTGCCTGAGCGAATCATCCCCGCCATCCGTCACTGA
- a CDS encoding aldo/keto reductase, with protein sequence MLSTRKLGSEGFTVSALGLGCMSMSASYGSPEERDERESVATLHRAIELGVTLFDTAEAYGPYTNEELIGRALHGHRDKVFIATKFGFRFGEEGIVGQDSRPEHVREAVEGSLRRLATDRIDLLYQHRVDRAVPIEETVGAMAELVREGKVRFLGLSEAGENTIRRAHAVHPITALQSEYSLWERNLEPRIIPLLRELGIGLVPFAPLGRGFLTGSAKRAEELVDGDFRRDDPRYQGANFDANMRAASTVRELAARKNATPAQIALAWLLHKGPDIVPIPGTKRLRYLEENVAAETVKITSEDMTELETALSPDKVAGPRYNESRMAQVDR encoded by the coding sequence ATGTTGAGCACTCGCAAACTCGGTTCAGAAGGCTTCACTGTTTCCGCGCTCGGCCTCGGATGCATGAGCATGAGCGCCTCCTACGGCAGCCCCGAGGAGCGAGACGAGCGCGAATCTGTTGCGACGCTTCATCGCGCGATCGAGCTCGGCGTGACACTCTTCGACACCGCGGAAGCGTACGGACCATATACCAACGAGGAGCTGATCGGTCGCGCACTGCACGGCCACCGAGATAAGGTCTTCATCGCCACGAAGTTCGGCTTCCGTTTCGGCGAGGAAGGTATCGTCGGCCAAGACAGCCGGCCAGAACATGTGCGCGAAGCCGTCGAAGGTTCATTGCGCCGGCTCGCCACGGATCGCATCGATCTTCTGTACCAACATCGCGTGGATCGCGCGGTTCCGATCGAGGAAACGGTCGGGGCGATGGCCGAGCTCGTGCGCGAAGGCAAGGTCCGCTTCCTCGGTCTATCGGAAGCCGGAGAGAACACGATCCGGCGCGCGCACGCCGTGCATCCGATAACCGCGCTGCAGAGCGAATACTCGCTGTGGGAGCGGAACCTCGAACCACGGATCATTCCGCTCTTGCGTGAATTGGGCATCGGCCTCGTGCCTTTTGCGCCGCTCGGCCGCGGTTTTCTCACGGGCTCGGCCAAGCGTGCGGAGGAGTTGGTCGACGGCGATTTCCGCCGCGACGACCCGCGCTACCAAGGCGCCAATTTCGACGCGAACATGCGAGCCGCGTCCACCGTGCGCGAACTTGCGGCGCGCAAGAACGCCACGCCCGCTCAGATCGCGCTCGCGTGGCTCCTGCATAAAGGCCCGGATATCGTTCCGATTCCGGGAACGAAGCGGCTACGTTACCTCGAGGAAAATGTCGCTGCGGAAACGGTGAAGATCACGTCTGAAGACATGACCGAACTTGAGACCGCGCTCTCGCCGGATAAGGTGGCCGGACCGCGATACAACGAGAGCCGCATGGCGCAGGTTGACCGCTAG